A window from Elusimicrobiota bacterium encodes these proteins:
- a CDS encoding TlpA family protein disulfide reductase has protein sequence MKNVKLFSFLILAAAVAGFACKKKEAPAPDAQKSPEAAITATVKADKIDPGYIRKAHYFKLPAANGGEIDLAAYAGKTVMVMFFTESCPYCRKAAPFLEKVYKTYSSKGLNIIGICIQENADAPKAFAHDLGLTFPLAYKGGPIYRKYEAQGVPFIYLLDKSHEVYEVWQGYSPEYDAEIIKNVERALK, from the coding sequence ATGAAAAATGTAAAACTTTTCAGCTTTCTGATCCTGGCGGCTGCGGTGGCCGGTTTTGCCTGCAAAAAAAAAGAGGCTCCGGCCCCGGATGCGCAAAAAAGCCCGGAAGCCGCGATAACAGCCACCGTTAAGGCCGACAAAATTGATCCCGGCTACATCAGGAAAGCCCATTATTTCAAGCTCCCCGCCGCCAATGGCGGCGAGATAGATCTGGCCGCCTATGCGGGCAAAACGGTTATGGTGATGTTTTTCACTGAAAGCTGCCCGTATTGCAGAAAGGCCGCGCCGTTCCTTGAAAAGGTATATAAAACTTATTCCTCCAAGGGCCTGAACATAATCGGCATCTGCATACAGGAAAACGCGGACGCCCCGAAAGCCTTCGCGCATGACCTTGGGTTAACTTTCCCGCTTGCCTACAAGGGCGGTCCTATTTATAGAAAATACGAGGCGCAGGGCGTGCCTTTCATTTATCTGCTTGACAAGAGCCACGAAGTTTACGAGGTTTGGCAGGGCTATTCTCCGGAGTATGATGCCGAAATAATCAAGAATGTGGAAAGAGCCTTAAAGTAG
- a CDS encoding glutamine synthetase family protein, with product MPAKRIMQNRIASYLNKEPALFTKKDLMRYIRENGVRMLNFRYVAGDNRLKTLNFVINDEKYLDRVLSAGERVDGSSLFKNIDASSSDLYVLPRYRTAFVNPFSEVPAVDVLCSFYNPDGTPFASAPENVLKRARGEFNKKTGFDFHALGELEYYVISPKDPLYPTGAQKGYHEAFPFSKWESLRCEAMNAIAEAGGRIKYGHAEVGFIRTEDAEMTQQEIEFLPVDCSSAADQLAVAKWIVSGIGRKYGVAVTFAPKISIGHAGSGLHFHTCLLKNGKNAMLSGSGLSPEAKKAIAGYLKLARSLTAFGNTVPTSYFRLVPHQEAPISVCWGYRNRSALVRVPLGWQKAAGMIKDANPGSAREINAVESSQTVEFRSADGSANLHLFLAGLCCAARLGFEMKDSIKYADDHFVEGNIFHAENKNLHERFPKLPASCRESAQELEKDRQTYEALGVFPPAVIDGVIKGLKGYDDRNLSERLYGKEEEIKKLVAEYLYC from the coding sequence ATGCCCGCCAAGAGAATAATGCAGAACAGGATAGCTTCTTACCTTAATAAAGAGCCCGCCCTTTTCACGAAGAAGGACCTTATGCGCTACATCCGCGAGAACGGCGTGCGCATGCTGAATTTCCGGTATGTGGCCGGCGACAACCGCCTGAAAACGCTTAACTTCGTAATTAATGACGAAAAATATCTGGACCGCGTGCTTTCAGCCGGCGAGCGGGTGGACGGCTCAAGTCTGTTTAAAAATATAGACGCCTCCTCAAGCGACCTTTATGTGCTGCCGCGTTACCGCACGGCTTTTGTGAACCCTTTTTCTGAAGTGCCTGCGGTGGACGTGCTGTGCTCTTTTTACAACCCGGACGGTACACCCTTTGCCAGTGCTCCCGAAAATGTTTTAAAACGCGCCCGCGGCGAGTTTAATAAAAAAACCGGCTTTGACTTTCACGCTTTGGGGGAGCTTGAATACTATGTGATTTCCCCCAAAGACCCGCTTTACCCTACCGGCGCCCAGAAGGGCTATCACGAAGCTTTCCCGTTCTCCAAATGGGAGAGCCTTCGCTGCGAAGCCATGAACGCCATAGCCGAAGCCGGAGGAAGGATAAAATACGGCCACGCCGAGGTGGGCTTTATCCGCACTGAAGACGCGGAAATGACGCAGCAGGAAATAGAGTTTTTGCCGGTGGACTGTTCCTCGGCGGCCGACCAGCTTGCCGTGGCCAAATGGATAGTTTCCGGCATAGGCCGCAAATACGGCGTTGCCGTCACCTTCGCCCCGAAAATATCCATAGGCCACGCCGGCTCTGGCCTGCACTTCCATACCTGCCTGCTTAAAAACGGCAAAAACGCCATGCTTTCAGGCAGCGGCCTTTCGCCTGAAGCCAAAAAAGCCATCGCCGGGTATCTAAAGCTCGCCCGGTCGCTTACGGCTTTCGGCAATACCGTGCCCACGTCCTATTTCCGGCTGGTGCCGCATCAGGAAGCGCCGATAAGCGTTTGCTGGGGTTACCGCAACCGCTCGGCTTTGGTGCGCGTTCCCCTCGGCTGGCAGAAGGCCGCGGGCATGATAAAGGACGCCAACCCCGGCTCGGCGCGGGAAATCAACGCGGTCGAATCAAGCCAGACTGTGGAATTCCGCTCGGCCGACGGTTCCGCCAATCTGCACCTGTTTTTGGCCGGCCTTTGCTGCGCCGCCCGTCTGGGTTTTGAAATGAAAGATTCAATTAAGTACGCGGATGACCATTTTGTGGAAGGCAACATCTTCCACGCCGAAAATAAAAATCTTCATGAACGGTTCCCGAAACTTCCCGCCTCCTGCCGCGAATCCGCACAGGAATTGGAAAAAGACAGGCAGACCTACGAAGCCCTGGGGGTTTTCCCCCCCGCTGTGATAGACGGCGTGATAAAGGGTCTGAAAGGCTACGACGACCGCAACCTGAGCGAGCGGCTTTACGGCAAAGAAGAGGAAATCAAAAAACTGGTGGCGGAGTATCTGTATTGTTGA
- a CDS encoding DEAD/DEAH box helicase family protein: protein MAKHLQSVKFTATGIFNGLKSFSELEARISALPSEKERGDAFEVFAEAYLATQPICQAKEVWPQTSAPSTLLKKLGLPVSHDMGTDGLVELKDGRVASYQAKFYTGRPSLNWSLLSTFFAISDRVSHTIIFTNSNSFASTIEQRQNFSAIRGMDLDRLAPADFSVIEDWLKGEPVVRKKLKPLPHQEKALSDLLPALESSNRATVIMACGTGKTLLSLWAAECEKCFSAGAFARAYTANPAPLACRHRLG from the coding sequence ATGGCAAAACATTTGCAGTCAGTAAAATTTACGGCTACAGGGATCTTTAACGGGCTGAAAAGTTTTAGCGAACTTGAGGCCAGGATTTCCGCTCTGCCATCTGAAAAAGAGCGGGGGGATGCTTTTGAAGTTTTTGCCGAGGCTTACCTTGCCACGCAGCCTATATGCCAGGCAAAAGAAGTCTGGCCACAGACCAGCGCTCCCAGCACTTTGTTAAAAAAACTTGGCCTGCCGGTTTCCCACGACATGGGGACGGATGGGCTTGTTGAACTGAAAGACGGTCGCGTAGCTTCATACCAGGCTAAATTTTATACCGGCCGCCCAAGCCTTAACTGGAGTTTGCTTTCCACCTTTTTTGCCATTTCCGATCGGGTTTCGCACACAATAATTTTTACAAATTCCAATAGCTTTGCTTCCACCATAGAGCAAAGGCAAAACTTTAGCGCTATCCGGGGAATGGATCTAGATCGGCTTGCTCCTGCCGACTTTTCGGTTATTGAAGACTGGCTGAAAGGCGAGCCGGTAGTCAGAAAAAAACTAAAACCGCTCCCGCATCAGGAGAAGGCATTAAGTGATTTGCTGCCGGCTTTGGAATCCTCAAACAGGGCCACTGTAATAATGGCCTGCGGCACGGGCAAAACCCTTCTATCGCTGTGGGCGGCTGAATGCGAAAAATGTTTTAGTGCTGGTGCCTTCGCTCGCGCTTATACAGCAAACCCTGCACCGCTGGCTTGCCGCCACCGACTGGGATAA
- a CDS encoding Helicase associated domain protein: protein MLVPSLALIQQTLHRWLAATDWDNLVYLCVCSDPTVTAGEDELVVKKSDLDFEVTTTPADVKRFLETEFAGVKVVFSTYMSASVVGEAVKGRDIFDLGIFDEAHKTTGREGKTSAFALSDNNLPLKKRVFMTATPRHYNVLKRDKEGDAKLVYSMDVPESYGSVVHKLPFAKAARAGIICRYKVVISVVTSEMVRQEFLRRGKVLVAGDEIHAQQVANQLALAAAVEKHGVGKIITFHKNIKSAQSFTAEGSEGIANHLKGFSVFHVNGSMPSAEREKLMGEFKNSNHGLVSNAKCLTEGVDVPAVDMVAFLSPKRSTVDIVQATGRAMRKAPKKEFGYILVPLYLEIKKSETIEEAVRRGKFEEVWDVLAALQEQDEVLADIIREMRQEKGRTKGYRPDLPDPIEILGPNILLEDLKKSITVSCLEKLGDTWDERFGELGAFKNRLGHCNVPSIYPENPRLGIWVANQRHRRGNLSKENLRRLDEIGFDWSPFSSAWEEGFRLLQEYKCKHGDCRVRISKNENSVLARWVRKQRSLRGKPPKEYIRRLKEIGFEWDPFTAAWENEFESLKKYKTKYGNCRVPFEWPKNSKLASWVSTQRKIMGKLSKEQINRLNEIGFEWDPLSSVWEENFKLLKNYKAQHGNCNVPARWSENPKLGAWVSTQRIFYKQGKMSQEHMPRLKAIGFVWDAKASQ, encoded by the coding sequence GTGCTGGTGCCTTCGCTCGCGCTTATACAGCAAACCCTGCACCGCTGGCTTGCCGCCACCGACTGGGATAACCTGGTTTACCTTTGTGTCTGCTCCGACCCCACCGTAACTGCCGGCGAAGATGAACTGGTCGTGAAAAAATCAGATCTTGATTTTGAGGTAACAACCACTCCCGCGGATGTTAAACGTTTTCTTGAAACAGAGTTTGCCGGGGTAAAAGTTGTTTTCTCAACATATATGTCCGCCAGCGTAGTGGGCGAGGCGGTTAAAGGGCGGGACATCTTTGACCTGGGAATATTTGACGAGGCGCATAAAACCACCGGCAGAGAAGGAAAGACATCCGCTTTTGCCCTCTCCGATAACAATCTCCCGCTAAAAAAACGCGTCTTCATGACCGCCACTCCCAGGCATTACAATGTTTTGAAGCGGGATAAAGAAGGCGACGCAAAACTGGTGTATTCAATGGATGTCCCGGAGTCTTATGGCTCCGTAGTCCATAAACTCCCTTTTGCCAAGGCGGCCCGGGCTGGAATTATATGCCGCTACAAAGTGGTAATTTCAGTTGTAACTTCCGAGATGGTTAGGCAGGAATTTTTAAGGCGGGGCAAAGTTCTTGTGGCGGGCGATGAAATCCACGCCCAGCAGGTAGCAAACCAACTGGCACTCGCCGCCGCAGTAGAAAAGCACGGTGTCGGGAAAATAATAACCTTTCATAAAAACATCAAATCCGCGCAGTCCTTCACCGCCGAAGGTTCGGAAGGCATAGCTAACCATCTTAAGGGTTTTTCCGTCTTTCATGTAAACGGCTCAATGCCGTCCGCGGAACGAGAAAAGCTGATGGGGGAATTTAAAAACTCCAATCACGGCCTTGTCTCCAACGCCAAATGCCTGACCGAGGGCGTAGATGTCCCGGCGGTGGATATGGTCGCTTTCTTAAGTCCAAAGCGCAGCACGGTAGACATAGTGCAGGCAACGGGCCGCGCCATGCGTAAAGCCCCCAAGAAAGAATTCGGCTATATTCTGGTCCCGCTATACCTTGAAATCAAAAAAAGCGAAACCATAGAAGAAGCCGTTCGCCGAGGCAAATTTGAAGAAGTCTGGGATGTCCTCGCCGCCCTCCAAGAGCAAGACGAAGTCCTGGCCGACATCATCCGGGAAATGCGCCAAGAGAAAGGCCGCACCAAAGGTTACAGGCCTGACCTTCCAGACCCCATTGAAATACTCGGGCCAAACATTTTACTAGAAGATTTAAAAAAATCAATAACAGTTTCTTGTCTTGAAAAACTTGGTGATACTTGGGACGAACGCTTCGGCGAACTTGGTGCTTTTAAAAACCGCTTAGGACATTGTAATGTACCAAGTATATACCCTGAGAATCCCAGATTGGGGATATGGGTTGCGAATCAGCGACATCGCAGAGGAAATTTATCCAAGGAAAATTTGCGGCGTCTAGATGAAATTGGTTTTGATTGGAGCCCGTTTTCATCCGCTTGGGAAGAAGGCTTCCGCTTACTTCAAGAATATAAATGCAAACATGGTGATTGTCGTGTTCGCATTAGCAAGAATGAAAATTCCGTGTTGGCACGTTGGGTCAGAAAACAGCGTAGTCTAAGAGGAAAACCCCCCAAGGAATACATCCGGCGGCTAAAGGAGATTGGTTTTGAGTGGGACCCTTTTACCGCAGCTTGGGAGAATGAGTTCGAGTCCCTCAAAAAATATAAAACCAAATATGGTAACTGCCGTGTCCCATTTGAATGGCCGAAAAATTCAAAATTAGCGTCATGGGTCAGCACTCAACGTAAAATTATGGGTAAGCTTTCCAAGGAGCAAATTAATCGCCTTAACGAAATCGGTTTTGAATGGGACCCTCTATCTTCGGTATGGGAAGAAAATTTTAAACTTCTTAAAAACTATAAGGCTCAACACGGGAACTGTAATGTCCCCGCAAGGTGGTCGGAGAATCCAAAATTGGGGGCGTGGGTTAGTACTCAAAGGATTTTTTATAAACAGGGGAAGATGTCGCAAGAACACATGCCAAGATTAAAGGCAATTGGTTTTGTTTGGGATGCCAAAGCCTCACAATGA
- a CDS encoding FRG domain-containing protein, with translation MNDEEAKSFRTSDAGFAKDYLEGDIVLKRVHSWNEFRQQIIKLNDFYTFLNSKTGLDQEAYEPIFRGHANAKWRLESTLERESPKNFSITGYYLLLLKIHEQLKSCGLKNVPYFLKDHAELEKIKDAQFLPHAEFLTFVRHFGFPSPLVDWSCSPYIASFFAFNCAEENEDVSIYSLFQKQLQSLPSNPAAPSQSMSIDFIGEYLASHKRHFLQQSNYTVCLTKEYPGKIQDFCSHKECISAFSDEIFPQAIIFKFILPGSEKKVALKELDKMNINKYSLFGDEESLLNTLFNREALFKN, from the coding sequence ATGAACGACGAGGAAGCTAAAAGTTTCCGCACAAGTGATGCCGGTTTCGCTAAAGACTATCTGGAAGGTGATATTGTGTTAAAGCGAGTTCATTCATGGAATGAATTCAGACAACAAATTATAAAGCTCAATGACTTTTATACTTTTTTGAATTCCAAAACCGGTTTAGACCAAGAAGCGTACGAACCGATATTTCGTGGCCATGCGAATGCTAAGTGGAGACTTGAAAGCACACTTGAGCGGGAGTCGCCAAAGAACTTTAGTATCACTGGATACTACCTATTGCTCCTTAAGATTCATGAACAATTGAAGAGTTGTGGCTTGAAAAATGTCCCCTATTTTTTAAAAGACCATGCTGAACTTGAAAAAATAAAAGATGCGCAATTTCTCCCACACGCTGAATTCCTAACGTTTGTGCGGCATTTCGGTTTCCCTTCTCCGCTTGTAGACTGGTCGTGTTCCCCCTATATAGCATCTTTTTTTGCCTTTAATTGCGCTGAGGAAAACGAAGATGTTTCAATTTATTCGCTTTTTCAAAAACAATTGCAATCATTACCATCAAATCCCGCTGCCCCATCCCAATCAATGAGTATTGATTTCATTGGTGAATATTTAGCCTCTCATAAAAGGCATTTCCTTCAACAAAGCAATTATACTGTGTGTCTTACCAAAGAATATCCTGGAAAGATTCAGGATTTCTGCTCCCACAAGGAATGCATCTCTGCATTCTCTGATGAAATATTTCCTCAGGCGATAATTTTCAAATTTATTTTACCAGGAAGCGAGAAAAAAGTGGCCCTTAAAGAGTTGGACAAAATGAATATAAATAAATATTCATTGTTTGGGGACGAAGAGAGTCTCCTTAATACTTTATTTAATCGCGAGGCATTGTTCAAGAATTAG
- a CDS encoding ORF6N domain-containing protein codes for MSKEIILQEALALKILLVRGCKVIFDATLAEIYGITTKRLNEQVRRNIERFPGDFMFRLTRNETQALRSHFAASKGRGGRRYLPYVFTEYGAIQAANVVNSKTAIQAGISVVRAFARLREMVSAHKELAAKLAELERRLSGHDAEIKAIVDIIRQLMNGMNQPQNDEGTCPKKLIGFKP; via the coding sequence ATGTCCAAAGAAATCATTCTGCAGGAGGCGCTCGCGTTAAAAATTCTCTTGGTCCGGGGGTGCAAGGTTATATTTGACGCGACCCTGGCAGAAATATACGGCATCACGACAAAAAGATTAAATGAGCAGGTTCGGCGCAACATAGAAAGATTCCCCGGGGATTTCATGTTTCGTTTGACTAGGAATGAAACTCAAGCTTTGAGGTCGCATTTTGCGGCCTCAAAAGGCAGGGGCGGGCGCCGCTATCTGCCATATGTCTTTACCGAGTACGGGGCGATACAGGCCGCCAATGTAGTTAATTCCAAAACAGCCATACAAGCGGGCATATCAGTTGTCCGCGCATTCGCAAGGCTGCGGGAAATGGTTTCAGCGCATAAAGAGCTTGCTGCCAAACTGGCGGAGCTGGAGCGCAGGTTGTCCGGGCATGACGCTGAAATAAAAGCCATTGTGGATATAATTCGCCAACTAATGAACGGCATGAACCAGCCTCAGAACGATGAAGGCACATGCCCAAAAAAGCTAATCGGTTTTAAGCCATAA
- a CDS encoding SulP family inorganic anion transporter encodes MTTDGVISASPKIEWADAWGGMAAMLVALPSAIAFGVAVYAPLGPGFAGAGALTGIIGTVAMGLLAPALGGAPRLISAPCAPAAAVMAALCVRLMDSGASAELIIVSLAVVGLFSGVLQAVYGALGGGRLIKYIPYPVVTGYMSGVGLLIILKQIGPFLGLAKGAAPLAGLFSPEAWQWPAVCVALFTAVAMMAAPRLTKRIPAAIIGLAAGIGAHLAAGLVRPQLLALTDNPLIIGAISTDPGVIFKGIVSNFSALHFMNAHEIYMLVGPALTLSILLSIDTLKTCVVTDSIVRSRHNSNRELTGQGAGNIASALLGGMPGAGTMGATMVSLASGGKTRRAGLFEGAFALIAALALGSAIGHIPLAALAGILTVVGARMVDRSSVRLALRGSTMLDFAVIVSVAGTALAVDLIAAAGVGIALSILLFIREQMRSSVVRRKATGAEISSTQKRLPGERAALAERGAETLVVELQGSLFFGTTDQLFSEIESDMRSCRRLILDMRRVTSVDFTAVHMLEQVGAMLEERGGSLVFSHLPPSLPTGQDLRAYFEHLGLTHQEGGGRVFETLHDALEWAEDCALEEAGLELPAAGKLLDLSQIDFLREIDPASLEGLRAAFAERRVEAGKPIFLRKGQSDELFLIRRGRVRIVLPLKDTHRQHHLAVFGPGDFFGEAGFLARMPRTADAIALSDTDLYVISRDTFDAISRRDPAVSAAFFQRLASVEALRLRDADRELRRLQDS; translated from the coding sequence ATGACAACGGACGGCGTTATTTCAGCATCCCCGAAAATCGAGTGGGCGGATGCGTGGGGCGGGATGGCGGCAATGCTGGTGGCGCTGCCCTCCGCCATCGCATTCGGCGTGGCGGTGTATGCCCCGCTCGGGCCCGGGTTTGCCGGCGCGGGCGCGCTTACGGGAATTATCGGGACCGTGGCCATGGGGCTGCTGGCACCTGCGCTGGGCGGCGCTCCGCGCCTGATTTCCGCTCCCTGCGCGCCGGCGGCGGCTGTTATGGCGGCGCTGTGCGTCCGGCTGATGGATAGCGGCGCATCGGCTGAACTCATTATCGTCTCACTTGCCGTGGTCGGACTGTTTTCAGGCGTCCTGCAAGCGGTTTATGGCGCTCTCGGCGGCGGACGCCTTATCAAATACATTCCTTATCCCGTGGTGACGGGATATATGAGCGGTGTCGGTTTACTGATAATATTGAAGCAGATCGGTCCTTTTCTCGGACTTGCGAAGGGCGCCGCCCCGCTTGCGGGCCTGTTTTCCCCCGAAGCATGGCAATGGCCCGCGGTTTGCGTGGCTCTTTTCACCGCCGTGGCGATGATGGCGGCTCCGCGTCTGACAAAACGGATTCCGGCGGCCATAATAGGCCTGGCGGCGGGGATCGGTGCGCACCTTGCGGCGGGGCTGGTCCGGCCTCAACTGTTGGCGCTGACCGACAACCCGCTGATTATCGGCGCCATCTCCACCGATCCGGGCGTTATTTTTAAAGGCATTGTTTCTAATTTCAGCGCATTGCATTTTATGAATGCTCATGAGATATACATGCTTGTCGGCCCGGCGCTGACACTGTCGATTCTTCTTTCTATCGATACGCTCAAAACCTGCGTGGTTACCGATTCCATTGTCCGCTCCCGCCACAATTCCAACAGGGAACTGACGGGGCAGGGCGCGGGAAACATCGCCTCAGCTCTGCTCGGCGGCATGCCTGGCGCAGGCACCATGGGGGCCACTATGGTAAGCCTGGCAAGCGGCGGCAAAACCCGCCGCGCGGGCTTGTTTGAAGGCGCGTTCGCCCTTATAGCGGCGCTTGCGCTGGGCAGCGCCATCGGGCATATTCCGCTTGCGGCGCTGGCGGGAATATTGACGGTGGTCGGAGCGCGCATGGTAGACCGCTCCAGCGTGCGGCTGGCGCTGCGGGGCAGCACCATGCTGGATTTCGCCGTTATCGTCTCGGTAGCCGGCACGGCGCTTGCGGTGGACCTTATCGCGGCCGCCGGCGTGGGAATAGCCCTCTCCATTCTGCTTTTTATCCGCGAGCAGATGCGCAGCAGCGTGGTCCGGCGAAAAGCTACGGGCGCGGAAATCTCCTCGACACAAAAGCGCCTGCCGGGGGAGCGCGCGGCGCTGGCCGAGCGGGGCGCCGAAACGCTTGTAGTCGAGCTCCAAGGCAGCCTGTTTTTCGGCACCACCGACCAGCTCTTTTCGGAGATAGAAAGCGACATGCGTTCCTGCCGGCGACTCATTCTGGACATGCGCCGCGTGACCTCGGTGGATTTCACAGCCGTGCACATGCTTGAGCAGGTGGGCGCAATGCTGGAAGAGCGCGGCGGCTCGCTTGTTTTTTCTCATCTGCCGCCGAGTTTGCCCACCGGGCAGGACCTGCGCGCATATTTCGAACATCTGGGGCTGACGCACCAAGAAGGGGGCGGGCGCGTCTTTGAAACACTTCATGACGCGCTTGAGTGGGCGGAAGACTGCGCTTTAGAAGAGGCGGGCCTTGAACTCCCGGCCGCCGGGAAATTGCTGGATCTTTCCCAGATAGATTTTTTGCGGGAAATAGACCCCGCCTCTTTGGAGGGGCTGCGTGCGGCCTTCGCGGAACGCCGCGTGGAGGCCGGTAAACCGATATTCCTCCGTAAGGGCCAAAGTGACGAGCTTTTCCTGATCCGCCGCGGGCGTGTGCGCATAGTATTGCCGCTGAAAGATACGCATCGCCAGCATCATCTTGCCGTCTTCGGACCGGGAGATTTCTTCGGGGAAGCGGGTTTTTTGGCCCGTATGCCGCGTACAGCCGACGCCATCGCCCTGAGCGACACGGACCTTTACGTCATAAGCCGGGACACTTTTGACGCGATATCCCGCCGGGATCCCGCCGTCAGCGCGGCGTTCTTTCAGCGCCTTGCAAGCGTTGAGGCGCTGCGTTTGCGGGACGCCGACCGCGAACTGCGCCGCCTTCAGGACAGCTGA
- the rpsO gene encoding 30S ribosomal protein S15 yields the protein MPLTKTKTKEIVDKFSKKPNDTGAISVQIALLTERIQYLSKHITANPKDHSSARGLSLLVVQRKNSLSYLNKHNREEYKNLIKQLGLRK from the coding sequence ATGCCATTAACCAAGACAAAAACCAAAGAAATTGTGGACAAATTCTCCAAAAAGCCCAATGATACCGGGGCAATTTCAGTGCAGATAGCCCTTCTCACCGAAAGAATTCAGTATCTTTCAAAGCATATCACCGCAAATCCGAAGGATCATTCCTCCGCGCGCGGTCTTTCCTTGCTGGTAGTCCAAAGAAAAAACTCGCTCAGCTACCTGAACAAACACAACAGGGAAGAATACAAAAACCTCATTAAACAATTAGGTTTAAGGAAATAA